From a single Leptospira levettii genomic region:
- a CDS encoding lysophospholipid acyltransferase family protein yields the protein MAKIPVVDNLIEKNLHGLSVHYGRLVMKVYLRITLLVFGKASPYLIRGLYHAISGNKEKRIKEFLEGTKIWAEDVKKITKTNVIVFNQFTVPEKGHMIFLNHVNEMDFPYDCYVIRKPFLANQVIKKAWFAYWWMTAMGSQVFDNSKAMSIAVSVKNLIEGLKTTSYIVYPEGKNTYSEEIQPLKKGMVKIAFDQKIPVFVAIKSGVTTYQEYQKGNVVGYLGLGIHHPSDFSSWESFQDHLYQLMHSKKLELDGMLEAERNKLRST from the coding sequence ATGGCGAAAATTCCAGTTGTAGATAACTTAATTGAAAAAAACTTACACGGACTAAGCGTTCACTACGGGCGTTTGGTGATGAAGGTATACTTACGGATCACTCTGTTAGTATTCGGAAAAGCGAGTCCATACTTAATTCGTGGTTTGTATCATGCAATTTCAGGGAACAAAGAAAAGAGAATAAAGGAATTTTTAGAAGGCACTAAAATTTGGGCCGAAGATGTCAAAAAAATTACAAAAACAAATGTAATAGTCTTCAATCAATTTACAGTTCCTGAAAAAGGACATATGATTTTTTTGAATCACGTAAACGAGATGGATTTTCCTTACGATTGTTATGTGATCAGAAAACCATTTTTAGCTAACCAAGTGATTAAAAAAGCATGGTTTGCTTATTGGTGGATGACTGCCATGGGTTCCCAAGTATTTGATAACTCAAAGGCAATGTCCATAGCCGTTTCTGTGAAAAATCTAATCGAAGGATTAAAAACAACTTCTTATATCGTTTATCCAGAAGGGAAAAACACATATAGTGAAGAAATCCAACCCTTAAAAAAGGGGATGGTGAAAATTGCTTTTGACCAAAAAATTCCAGTCTTTGTGGCAATCAAATCGGGTGTTACCACATACCAAGAATACCAAAAAGGAAATGTTGTCGGTTATTTGGGACTTGGCATCCATCATCCAAGTGATTTTTCTAGTTGGGAATCATTCCAAGATCACCTTTATCAATTGATGCATTCCAAAAAACTTGAGTTAGATGGAATGTTAGAAGCAGAACGAAACAAACTCCGATCTACTTAA
- a CDS encoding LIC11274 family protein, translating to MKQSLLILMMSLVMQAPMFAESVSSKSYQKRIELLTYLRELEPIVKNFRGEDAEGKPTELNAPEGKEGFRMKKYLEAKRIYQEGLQYHFEGNFSSAYQRFLECQLGIEKMTEELSQLYILRAEEMMKTAMERKNPNNPMDKALLDISIEYGKGSYFRQDVMDLPREAPYQRRMYDPKEAHYSYNKYDIEKNMELGYKHLGLAKEARANALKVEKNLEKHQKLQPTHRKYRIDMYFGAINLARDSKANAINIYKLKYPYDNYYLNNSQAKTEASKDETGATVEGQPVKIDGVTYDFTKNPYIKYDNRLQAMFDVRVPEEYRVDHADVRGRVYELDSNNMVFMKYDQERKKALNVPAKPAQGSTTSPQQ from the coding sequence ATGAAACAATCCCTTCTTATTCTCATGATGAGCCTCGTGATGCAAGCACCTATGTTTGCAGAATCAGTCTCTAGTAAATCCTATCAAAAACGTATCGAGCTTTTGACTTACCTCCGTGAGCTTGAGCCAATCGTCAAAAACTTTCGTGGTGAAGATGCGGAAGGAAAACCAACAGAGCTCAATGCTCCAGAAGGAAAAGAAGGCTTCCGTATGAAAAAATACTTAGAAGCCAAACGCATTTACCAAGAAGGGTTACAATACCATTTTGAAGGTAATTTTTCCTCTGCCTACCAAAGGTTCCTAGAATGCCAATTGGGAATTGAAAAAATGACAGAAGAACTTTCCCAGTTGTACATCCTCCGTGCTGAAGAAATGATGAAAACGGCAATGGAACGCAAAAATCCAAACAACCCAATGGACAAAGCACTGCTTGATATTTCCATTGAGTATGGAAAAGGATCTTACTTCCGCCAAGATGTGATGGATCTTCCACGTGAAGCACCTTACCAAAGAAGGATGTACGATCCAAAAGAAGCACATTATAGTTACAATAAATACGATATTGAAAAAAATATGGAACTTGGTTACAAACACTTAGGACTTGCAAAAGAAGCAAGAGCCAATGCGTTAAAGGTGGAAAAAAATCTTGAGAAACACCAAAAACTGCAACCAACACATAGAAAGTATCGAATTGATATGTATTTTGGTGCGATCAACTTGGCTCGTGATTCGAAAGCCAATGCGATCAATATCTATAAATTAAAATACCCTTATGATAACTATTACCTCAATAACTCACAAGCAAAAACAGAAGCATCCAAAGATGAAACGGGTGCAACTGTAGAAGGCCAACCAGTTAAAATTGATGGAGTAACTTATGATTTCACAAAAAACCCTTATATCAAATATGACAATCGACTCCAAGCGATGTTTGATGTAAGAGTGCCGGAAGAATACCGTGTGGACCATGCAGATGTAAGAGGTCGTGTCTATGAGTTGGATTCCAATAATATGGTGTTCATGAAATACGACCAAGAACGTAAAAAAGCTCTGAATGTGCCTGCGAAACCAGCCCAAGGAAGCACTACCTCTCCGCAACAATAA
- a CDS encoding DUF2225 domain-containing protein encodes MSQAAAQSKKVSFRAKESTACPICDENHQKEQMFQGGGRLIAGKLAQDLRRLYEKNKKFGRVSPLDYVMTVCPRCLYSSFPKDWNALNPADNEAIRMATDARRSFIEKILGSLDFTQDRQIVLGAASYLLGMDCYQLRGVSVAPTPKKAVCAIRAAWYFSDLHDEFPNLGYDKIRDLLYQKAAVIYGYTLELMQNGNEPVDQAAGMLGPDTDNNWGFDGVIYLNAFLTKKFKDQMAPKPEDQVLLLSRAKRTLARLYGSGKASKGKPGPIVEMTRELYDEYNAILEEMGGEK; translated from the coding sequence ATGTCCCAAGCCGCCGCCCAGTCAAAAAAAGTATCTTTTCGTGCCAAAGAGTCTACAGCTTGTCCGATTTGTGATGAAAATCACCAAAAGGAGCAGATGTTCCAGGGGGGAGGAAGGCTCATCGCTGGGAAATTAGCCCAAGATTTACGCCGTTTGTATGAAAAAAATAAAAAATTTGGTCGTGTGAGTCCTCTGGATTATGTCATGACTGTCTGTCCTCGTTGCCTCTATTCTTCCTTTCCCAAAGATTGGAACGCACTAAACCCAGCAGACAACGAAGCCATTCGAATGGCAACTGACGCTCGCCGTAGTTTTATCGAAAAAATCCTTGGATCTCTTGATTTCACACAGGACCGCCAAATTGTGTTAGGTGCCGCATCCTATTTACTTGGTATGGATTGTTACCAATTACGAGGTGTGAGTGTTGCCCCTACTCCTAAAAAAGCAGTTTGTGCGATACGGGCCGCTTGGTATTTTTCTGACTTACATGATGAATTTCCAAATTTAGGGTATGACAAAATCAGAGACTTACTCTACCAAAAAGCTGCTGTGATTTATGGTTACACATTAGAACTCATGCAGAATGGAAATGAACCTGTTGACCAAGCGGCAGGTATGCTTGGACCTGATACAGATAACAACTGGGGATTTGACGGTGTTATTTATCTAAATGCTTTCCTTACAAAAAAATTCAAGGACCAAATGGCTCCCAAACCAGAAGACCAGGTTTTACTTCTATCCCGTGCTAAAAGAACACTTGCTAGGTTGTACGGTTCAGGAAAAGCAAGTAAAGGAAAACCAGGCCCAATTGTCGAAATGACACGCGAATTGTACGACGAATACAATGCGATTCTAGAAGAAATGGGAGGCGAGAAGTAA
- the truA gene encoding tRNA pseudouridine(38-40) synthase TruA, producing MPNYALLVEYDGTYFYGWQKQKDLPTVQFSIESALEIILRRNPASRLSVAGRTDTGVHALGMVCNFKTEFPIPNFHKLLVSLNALTPKAVSIKNVVEVPPEFHARFSCTGREYIYKLYYSKYESSFIEGRAYWVKHHIDWDLVQKQLDVLVGEKDFRSLAKAKSMSGKRSIREILAINLEQLTPDWYQIRIRANGFMHNMVRITVGTLLDIGKGRWESRSIDSILEEKNRSRAGMTLPPDGLYFVRAYYEDHPEIHELYKISLP from the coding sequence TTGCCCAATTACGCACTTCTTGTCGAATATGATGGCACCTATTTTTATGGGTGGCAAAAACAAAAAGACCTACCTACCGTCCAGTTTTCGATCGAATCTGCACTTGAGATCATCTTAAGAAGGAATCCCGCTTCACGTCTGTCAGTTGCTGGAAGAACAGATACTGGTGTACACGCGCTTGGTATGGTTTGTAATTTTAAAACAGAATTTCCAATTCCCAATTTTCACAAATTATTAGTTTCACTCAATGCTTTAACTCCAAAAGCTGTTTCGATTAAAAATGTTGTCGAAGTACCACCCGAATTCCATGCAAGGTTCAGTTGTACGGGCCGAGAGTATATATATAAATTATACTATAGTAAATATGAAAGTAGTTTCATAGAAGGCCGTGCGTATTGGGTGAAACACCATATTGATTGGGATTTGGTCCAAAAACAATTAGATGTCTTAGTAGGCGAAAAAGATTTCCGATCCCTGGCAAAAGCAAAATCGATGTCCGGGAAACGATCCATCCGGGAGATTTTGGCCATCAATTTGGAACAATTGACTCCCGATTGGTACCAAATCCGGATCCGGGCCAACGGATTTATGCACAATATGGTGCGAATTACGGTTGGAACTTTACTGGACATCGGAAAGGGACGTTGGGAATCTAGATCCATAGACTCCATATTGGAAGAAAAGAACCGTTCGCGAGCAGGGATGACTCTCCCGCCGGATGGACTCTATTTTGTCCGTGCGTATTACGAAGATCATCCGGAAATTCATGAATTGTACAAAATCTCTCTTCCTTAG